One window of Microbacterium sp. Root61 genomic DNA carries:
- a CDS encoding acyltransferase family protein: MTYSTPSPAPRLAGLDGLRAIAVGLVVIYHLFPGWVLQGGFVGVDVFFVISGFLITTLLLREHAAEGRIRLGRFWQRRARRLLPALALLVTVCATAAWVIGGDVLVRLGEQVLGAVTFSYNWVSIAGGTGYFTGATPELFRNLWSLAVEEQFYVLWPLILPLFLLLPRGTARAVVALALAVASAVWMGMLVTSGADLTRVYFGTDTHAFGILLGVALAFALQRTLSTPPGWTARRSWRVAGLVLGAGAVAGLVAVSTLPAQPDAFTFPGATAAASVLTAVAIIAGVLPGSWFGRAIDAQPLRWIGDRSYGIYLWHWPLLVLLVAALQGSSSVAGAPVWIGLLALVLTIAIAELSYRFLEMPVRRYGFRGSLARLGQRVSGPPLTRLRALSAITATVIVLGGTSAAIAAAPDVASGQAVVEAGAAALAEASDTAAPAPSTPAPVPSGFPSPAPSPTDVPGTDITAIGDSVMLASAPALLDRFPGIQVDAAVSRSMWAGPGIAQTLADGGQLRPFVVVALGTNGAVDPESLDKLLAVVGRDRGLILVNAFAPRSWVPEVNADLAAFAASHSGVVLADWAGAIGGRTDLLAGDQIHPGDAGGRVFADAVADAVDTAEAERAERQYRADLRAYRLTNGMVAPVPQ, translated from the coding sequence ATGACATACTCCACTCCCTCGCCCGCGCCTCGTCTGGCCGGGCTCGACGGACTCCGGGCGATCGCGGTGGGCCTCGTGGTGATCTACCACCTGTTCCCGGGCTGGGTGCTGCAGGGCGGCTTCGTCGGCGTCGACGTGTTCTTCGTCATCAGCGGCTTCCTCATCACCACCTTGCTGCTGCGGGAGCACGCGGCGGAGGGGCGGATCCGGCTGGGGCGCTTCTGGCAGCGCCGCGCCCGCCGTCTGCTGCCGGCCCTCGCACTGCTGGTCACCGTCTGCGCCACCGCGGCCTGGGTGATCGGCGGCGATGTCCTCGTTCGCCTCGGCGAGCAGGTGCTGGGAGCGGTGACGTTCTCGTACAACTGGGTGTCGATCGCGGGCGGAACGGGCTACTTCACCGGCGCGACGCCCGAGCTGTTCCGCAACCTCTGGTCGCTCGCCGTCGAGGAGCAGTTCTACGTGCTGTGGCCGTTGATCCTGCCCCTGTTCCTGCTCCTGCCGCGCGGGACCGCACGAGCGGTGGTCGCCCTCGCTCTCGCCGTGGCTTCGGCCGTCTGGATGGGGATGCTGGTGACCTCGGGCGCCGACCTCACGCGCGTCTACTTCGGCACCGACACCCATGCGTTCGGCATCCTGCTCGGGGTCGCCCTCGCCTTCGCGCTGCAGCGCACGCTCTCGACCCCGCCGGGCTGGACCGCACGCCGCTCCTGGCGCGTGGCCGGACTGGTGCTCGGCGCGGGCGCGGTCGCCGGGCTCGTCGCCGTGAGCACCCTTCCGGCGCAGCCCGACGCCTTCACCTTCCCCGGCGCGACCGCCGCAGCCAGCGTCCTGACCGCCGTCGCGATCATCGCCGGCGTGCTGCCCGGCTCCTGGTTCGGCCGGGCGATCGATGCACAGCCGCTGCGCTGGATCGGCGACCGCTCGTACGGCATCTACCTGTGGCACTGGCCGCTGCTCGTGCTGCTGGTGGCCGCACTCCAGGGTTCATCGTCCGTCGCCGGAGCTCCCGTGTGGATCGGGCTCCTCGCCCTGGTGCTCACGATCGCCATCGCCGAACTCTCGTATCGGTTCCTCGAGATGCCCGTGCGCCGCTATGGATTCCGCGGCTCGCTCGCGCGGCTCGGGCAGCGCGTCAGCGGTCCGCCGCTGACCAGGCTCAGGGCTCTGTCCGCGATCACGGCGACCGTCATCGTGCTCGGCGGCACCTCCGCCGCGATCGCCGCCGCACCCGACGTCGCGTCCGGCCAGGCGGTCGTCGAGGCGGGCGCCGCGGCGCTGGCCGAGGCATCCGATACCGCCGCACCGGCCCCCTCGACACCGGCGCCGGTGCCGTCGGGCTTCCCTTCGCCGGCGCCCTCCCCGACGGACGTCCCCGGGACCGACATCACGGCGATCGGCGATTCTGTGATGCTGGCGTCGGCCCCCGCGCTGCTGGACCGCTTCCCCGGCATCCAGGTCGACGCGGCGGTGTCGCGCTCCATGTGGGCGGGCCCCGGGATCGCGCAGACGCTGGCCGACGGAGGACAGCTGCGCCCGTTCGTGGTGGTCGCCCTCGGCACGAACGGCGCGGTCGACCCCGAGTCGCTCGACAAACTGTTGGCCGTCGTCGGTCGGGATCGCGGCTTGATCCTGGTCAATGCCTTCGCGCCGCGCTCCTGGGTGCCAGAGGTCAACGCGGATCTCGCGGCATTCGCGGCATCGCATTCGGGAGTCGTCCTGGCCGACTGGGCCGGCGCGATCGGCGGCCGCACCGACCTCCTCGCGGGCGACCAGATCCACCCGGGCGATGCCGGTGGGCGGGTATTCGCAGACGCCGTGGCCGACGCCGTCGACACGGCCGAGGCCGAGCGCGCCGAGCGTCAATACCGCGCCGATCTGCGTGCCTACCGCCTCACCAACGGCATGGTCGCCCCGGTGCCGCAGTAG
- the secY gene encoding preprotein translocase subunit SecY: protein MFSAIARVFRTPDLRRKIAFTLAIIAIYRLGAHVPSPFVDFPNVQSCLAQSSGAEGLLSLVNLFSGGALLQLSIFALGVMPYITATIIVQLLRVVIPHFETLYKEGQAGQSKLTQYTRYLTIALALLQSTTLVTVARSGQLFGATGIPECEQLLTNDVWWAQLLMIITMTAGTGLIMWFAELVTERGIGNGMSILIFTSIAAAFPASMWAIAQAKGFETFLLVLAVGIVVVALVVYVEQSQRRIPVQYAKRMVGRRTYGGTNTYIPIKVNMAGVVPVIFASSLLYIPALIAQFNQPQAGETAPGWVVWITNYLTKGDHPLYMLLYFLLIVGFTYFYVAITFNPVEVADNMKKYGGFIPGIRAGRPTAEYLDYVLTRITLPGSIYLGLIALLPLIALATVGANQNFPFGGASILIIVGVGLETVKQIDAQLQQRHYEGLLR, encoded by the coding sequence TTGTTCAGCGCTATCGCGCGGGTCTTCCGCACTCCCGACCTTCGTCGGAAGATCGCATTCACGCTGGCGATCATCGCCATTTACCGGCTCGGCGCTCATGTGCCCTCGCCGTTCGTAGACTTCCCCAACGTGCAGTCCTGCCTTGCGCAGAGCTCCGGGGCGGAAGGTCTGCTGTCGCTGGTCAACCTGTTCTCAGGCGGCGCGCTCCTTCAGCTGTCGATCTTCGCGCTGGGCGTCATGCCGTACATCACCGCGACGATCATCGTGCAGCTCCTGCGCGTGGTCATCCCACACTTCGAGACCCTCTACAAAGAGGGTCAGGCGGGTCAGTCGAAGCTGACGCAGTACACCCGCTACCTCACGATCGCACTTGCACTGCTGCAGTCGACCACCCTCGTGACCGTGGCCCGCAGCGGCCAGCTCTTCGGCGCCACAGGCATCCCCGAGTGCGAGCAGCTCCTCACCAATGACGTGTGGTGGGCTCAGCTCCTGATGATCATCACGATGACCGCCGGTACCGGCCTCATCATGTGGTTCGCCGAGCTGGTCACCGAGCGCGGCATCGGCAACGGCATGTCGATCCTCATCTTCACCTCCATCGCCGCGGCCTTCCCCGCATCGATGTGGGCGATCGCGCAGGCCAAGGGCTTCGAGACGTTCCTGCTGGTCCTGGCCGTCGGTATCGTCGTGGTCGCGCTCGTGGTCTACGTCGAGCAGTCCCAGCGGCGCATCCCGGTGCAGTACGCGAAGCGGATGGTCGGTCGTCGCACCTACGGCGGCACCAACACGTACATCCCGATCAAGGTCAACATGGCCGGCGTCGTGCCCGTCATCTTCGCCTCGTCGCTGCTGTACATCCCCGCGCTCATCGCGCAGTTCAACCAGCCGCAGGCGGGGGAGACGGCACCCGGGTGGGTCGTGTGGATCACGAACTACCTGACCAAGGGCGATCACCCGCTCTACATGCTGCTGTACTTCCTGCTCATCGTCGGGTTCACCTACTTCTACGTCGCGATCACGTTCAACCCTGTCGAGGTCGCCGACAACATGAAGAAGTACGGCGGGTTCATCCCCGGCATCCGTGCCGGTCGTCCCACCGCGGAGTACCTCGACTACGTTCTGACGCGCATCACGCTGCCGGGATCCATCTACCTCGGTCTGATCGCTCTGCTGCCTCTCATCGCCCTGGCCACGGTCGGCGCCAACCAGAACTTCCCGTTCGGTGGCGCGTCGATCCTGATCATCGTCGGTGTGGGTCTCGAGACGGTCAAGCAGATCGATGCCCAGCTGCAGCAGCGTCACTATGAGGGACTTCTCCGATGA
- a CDS encoding DNA-directed RNA polymerase subunit alpha, with product MLIAQRPTLTEEKIGEFRSRFIIEPLEPGFGYTIGNALRRSLLSSIPGAAVTSIRIDGVLHEFSTIPGVKEDVTEIILNIKQLVVSSERDEPITAYLRKTGAGEVTAADISAPAGVEVHNPELVIATLNDTAKFELELTIERGRGYVSATQNRNEYAEAGQIPIDSIYSPVLKVSYRVDATRAGERTDFDKLVLDVESKSSIAPRDAVASAGRTLTELFGLARELNVEAEGIEIGPAPVETVLSNELSMPIEDLDLSVRSYNCLKREGINTVSELVALSETQLMNIRNFGQKSVDEVRDKLISLGLSLKDSVPGFDGAHFYGGYDEETV from the coding sequence GTGCTTATTGCACAGCGTCCCACCCTGACCGAGGAGAAGATCGGGGAGTTCCGCAGCCGTTTCATCATCGAGCCGCTGGAGCCTGGCTTCGGCTACACGATCGGCAACGCACTGCGTCGCAGCCTTCTGTCCTCGATCCCCGGCGCGGCCGTCACGAGCATCCGCATCGATGGCGTCCTCCACGAGTTCAGCACGATTCCCGGTGTCAAGGAAGACGTCACCGAGATCATCCTCAACATCAAGCAGCTCGTCGTCTCGAGCGAGCGCGACGAGCCCATCACGGCGTACCTGCGCAAGACGGGTGCCGGCGAGGTCACGGCCGCTGACATCTCGGCTCCGGCCGGTGTCGAGGTCCACAACCCCGAGCTGGTCATCGCGACCCTGAACGACACCGCGAAGTTCGAGCTCGAGCTCACGATCGAGCGTGGCCGTGGCTACGTCTCGGCGACCCAGAACCGCAACGAGTACGCCGAGGCCGGTCAGATTCCGATCGACTCGATCTACTCGCCCGTCCTCAAGGTCAGCTACCGCGTCGACGCGACCCGTGCCGGTGAGCGCACCGACTTCGACAAGCTCGTCCTGGACGTCGAGTCCAAGTCGTCCATCGCGCCGCGCGACGCCGTCGCATCGGCCGGTCGCACCCTGACCGAGCTGTTCGGTCTGGCGCGCGAGCTGAACGTCGAGGCCGAGGGCATCGAGATCGGCCCCGCGCCGGTCGAGACCGTCCTCTCCAACGAACTGTCGATGCCGATCGAGGACCTCGATCTGTCCGTCCGCTCGTACAACTGCCTCAAGCGTGAGGGCATCAACACGGTCAGCGAGCTCGTTGCTCTGTCCGAGACGCAGCTCATGAACATCCGCAACTTCGGTCAGAAGTCGGTCGACGAGGTGCGCGACAAGCTCATCTCGCTGGGCCTGTCGTTGAAGGACTCGGTCCCCGGGTTCGACGGCGCGCACTTCTACGGCGGATACGACGAAGAAACCGTCTGA
- the map gene encoding type I methionyl aminopeptidase: MVGLRRSIYKSPAQLRAMVEPGLITAAALDAVRALIAPGVTTLELDAAASAVITARGAKSNFQMVRGYRHTVCASVNEQVVHGIPGNRPLEPGDILSIDAGAEYKGWNGDSAFTVVVPDPSRPELVAEREELSRVTEGSLWAGIAALASATHLGEVGAAIQDYIEASGHDYGILRDYVGHGIGRRMHEAPSIFNYRVEDPGPEVRPGLAVAIEPMVTAGSEVTFIEDDDWTVSTRDGSAGSHWEHSVAVHDGGIWVLTAPDGGAAGLAPFGVVPVAIK; the protein is encoded by the coding sequence GTGGTCGGTCTGCGCCGATCCATCTACAAGTCGCCCGCTCAGCTGCGGGCGATGGTGGAGCCCGGTCTGATCACCGCCGCCGCGTTGGATGCGGTTCGTGCGCTGATCGCTCCGGGTGTCACGACGCTCGAACTGGATGCGGCGGCATCCGCCGTCATCACGGCTCGCGGCGCGAAGTCGAACTTCCAGATGGTCCGTGGCTACCGCCACACCGTGTGCGCGTCGGTCAACGAGCAGGTCGTCCACGGCATCCCGGGCAATCGCCCGCTCGAGCCCGGTGACATCCTGTCGATCGACGCCGGCGCCGAGTACAAGGGCTGGAACGGCGATTCGGCGTTCACCGTCGTCGTGCCCGACCCGTCCCGTCCGGAGCTGGTCGCCGAGCGCGAAGAGCTGTCCCGGGTGACCGAGGGCTCGCTGTGGGCCGGCATTGCCGCGCTCGCCTCCGCCACGCATCTCGGCGAAGTCGGGGCAGCGATCCAGGACTACATCGAAGCATCCGGGCACGACTACGGCATCCTGCGCGACTACGTGGGGCACGGCATCGGCCGGCGCATGCACGAGGCGCCGTCGATCTTCAACTACCGCGTCGAGGATCCGGGCCCCGAGGTGCGCCCCGGGCTGGCCGTCGCGATCGAGCCGATGGTCACCGCCGGCAGCGAAGTCACCTTCATCGAAGACGATGACTGGACGGTTTCCACCCGGGACGGCTCAGCCGGTTCACACTGGGAACATAGCGTCGCCGTGCATGATGGTGGTATCTGGGTGCTGACGGCGCCCGATGGTGGGGCAGCGGGACTGGCGCCGTTCGGCGTGGTCCCCGTTGCCATCAAGTAG
- a CDS encoding DsbA family protein: protein MAAAARKNWFAIWISIGVVVALVAVAGLVVWMNATASGPGSTPESSSINTETGAIAVGEGEGTLDTYVDFMCPICGQFEEAYGPSIEGLVDDGTITLNIHPISILDRASQGTKFSTRSASAMYCVADANPDAALPFLQAMFANQPDENSSGLTDDQMVAIAEGVGVTDAADCITSGRYMKFVTSITPKTPVAPGSTGIGTPTIAVNGEVIANSSLPEPADLATLFQ, encoded by the coding sequence ATGGCTGCGGCTGCACGCAAGAACTGGTTCGCGATCTGGATCAGCATCGGAGTCGTCGTCGCGCTCGTCGCTGTCGCCGGCCTCGTGGTGTGGATGAACGCGACCGCGAGCGGACCGGGTTCCACCCCGGAGAGCTCCTCGATCAACACCGAGACCGGAGCGATCGCCGTGGGCGAGGGTGAAGGCACGCTCGACACCTACGTCGACTTCATGTGCCCCATCTGCGGCCAGTTCGAAGAGGCCTACGGCCCGTCGATCGAGGGACTCGTGGACGACGGCACCATCACGTTGAACATCCACCCGATCTCCATCCTCGACCGCGCCTCGCAGGGCACGAAGTTCTCCACGCGCTCGGCCAGTGCGATGTACTGCGTCGCCGACGCGAACCCCGACGCCGCCCTGCCGTTCCTGCAGGCGATGTTCGCGAACCAGCCCGACGAGAATTCGTCGGGACTCACGGACGACCAGATGGTCGCCATCGCCGAAGGCGTGGGCGTGACGGATGCCGCGGACTGCATCACCTCGGGTCGCTACATGAAGTTCGTCACGTCGATCACCCCGAAGACGCCGGTTGCTCCGGGCTCCACGGGAATCGGCACGCCGACCATCGCGGTCAACGGCGAGGTCATCGCGAACTCGTCGCTGCCCGAGCCGGCAGATCTGGCCACGCTCTTCCAGTAG
- the rpmJ gene encoding 50S ribosomal protein L36, translated as MKVNPSVKPICDHCKVIRRHGVVMVICKSNPRHKQRQG; from the coding sequence ATGAAGGTCAACCCCAGCGTCAAGCCCATCTGCGATCACTGCAAGGTGATTCGTCGTCACGGCGTCGTCATGGTCATCTGCAAGTCGAACCCGCGCCACAAGCAGCGCCAGGGCTAG
- the rpsK gene encoding 30S ribosomal protein S11: MAAPKTAARKPRRKEKKNIALGQAHIKSTFNNTIVSITDPTGAVISWASSGGVGFKGSRKSTPYAAGMAAESAARQAQEHGVKKVDVFVKGPGSGRETAIRSLQAAGLEVGSINDVTPQAHNGCRPPKRRRV, from the coding sequence ATGGCTGCACCCAAGACTGCCGCGCGCAAGCCGCGCCGCAAGGAAAAGAAGAACATCGCGCTGGGCCAGGCCCACATCAAGTCGACGTTCAACAACACGATCGTCTCGATCACCGACCCGACCGGCGCTGTCATCAGCTGGGCCTCGTCCGGTGGCGTGGGCTTCAAGGGCTCGCGCAAGTCGACGCCCTACGCCGCAGGCATGGCAGCGGAGTCCGCTGCCCGCCAGGCGCAGGAGCACGGCGTCAAGAAGGTCGACGTCTTCGTGAAGGGCCCGGGTTCGGGCCGCGAGACCGCGATCCGTTCGCTTCAGGCTGCTGGCCTCGAGGTGGGTTCGATCAACGATGTGACGCCTCAGGCGCACAACGGCTGCCGTCCCCCGAAGCGTCGCCGCGTCTGA
- a CDS encoding adenylate kinase: MTDSVNSSARFLIVGPQGSGKGTQGVRIAAAFHIPVVSTGDVFRANVAAGTPLGQKVQAIIEAGDLVPDELTSEIVRDRLSQADAADGFLLDGYPRNLGQVSDLDDFLRGRDESLDAVIELRVPREESIARLSLRAQEQGRTDDTEEVIANRLGIYERETAPILGVYGERGIVDTIDGVGSLDEITDRIVAALEARGLIRTAAA, encoded by the coding sequence ATGACCGACTCCGTCAACTCCTCCGCACGTTTCCTGATCGTCGGCCCCCAGGGCTCCGGCAAGGGAACCCAGGGCGTCCGCATCGCCGCCGCGTTCCACATCCCGGTCGTCTCGACCGGCGATGTGTTCCGCGCGAACGTCGCCGCCGGTACGCCGCTCGGGCAGAAGGTGCAGGCCATCATCGAGGCCGGCGACCTGGTGCCCGACGAGCTGACCAGCGAGATCGTGCGCGACCGCCTGTCGCAGGCGGATGCCGCGGACGGCTTCCTGCTGGACGGCTATCCGCGCAACCTCGGTCAGGTCTCCGACCTCGACGACTTCCTGCGTGGCCGTGACGAGAGCCTGGACGCCGTGATCGAGCTGCGCGTTCCCCGCGAGGAGAGCATCGCGCGCCTGTCCCTGCGTGCTCAGGAGCAGGGCCGCACGGACGACACCGAAGAGGTCATCGCCAACCGCCTGGGCATCTACGAGCGCGAGACCGCTCCGATCCTCGGCGTCTACGGCGAGCGGGGCATCGTCGACACGATCGACGGTGTCGGCTCGTTGGACGAGATCACCGACCGGATCGTCGCGGCGCTCGAAGCCCGCGGACTGATCCGCACGGCCGCCGCCTGA
- a CDS encoding GNAT family N-acetyltransferase — translation MNENATPPDARPISERVDAPPLTTPSDPRVQWRPAVEADIDAIQALAAASDRVDHPTWITPREDIADVFELSHVEVARDTLVAVVDDELVAWGWAMVHPVQDVELHGYLQGTVRPDWRRRGLGAQLMAWLYARVCEMFVETEATVPAAVFLYVEEGNDGAVVLGERLGLRTERWFTAMHRDLSEPIVVPAAAEGVELVAYTSERAEDARIARNDSFRDHWGSLESAPERWEQFVGGPFLRPDLSTLALVDGRIVAFCLASVNEEDWAALGASHTYIDLIGVVRDQRGRGLAPAVIARTLVAAKAAGLEQAVLDVDTASPTGAHTLYERLGFTATQRQQVLVRRF, via the coding sequence GTGAACGAGAACGCCACACCGCCGGACGCCCGCCCCATCAGCGAGCGGGTCGATGCCCCGCCGCTCACCACGCCCAGCGATCCGCGGGTGCAGTGGAGGCCCGCGGTCGAGGCCGACATCGACGCGATCCAAGCGCTGGCCGCGGCATCCGATCGTGTCGATCACCCCACGTGGATCACGCCCCGGGAAGACATCGCCGACGTGTTCGAGCTGTCGCACGTCGAGGTTGCGCGCGACACGCTCGTCGCGGTCGTCGACGACGAGCTGGTCGCGTGGGGATGGGCGATGGTGCATCCGGTCCAGGACGTCGAGCTGCACGGCTACCTGCAGGGGACCGTGCGCCCGGACTGGCGTCGGCGGGGTCTGGGCGCTCAGCTCATGGCATGGCTGTATGCGCGCGTGTGTGAGATGTTCGTCGAGACCGAGGCGACCGTCCCCGCGGCGGTCTTCCTCTACGTCGAAGAGGGCAACGACGGTGCCGTGGTGCTGGGAGAGCGCCTCGGGCTGAGGACCGAACGCTGGTTCACCGCGATGCACCGGGATCTGTCGGAGCCCATTGTGGTCCCCGCGGCCGCTGAGGGCGTGGAGCTCGTCGCGTACACGTCGGAGCGCGCCGAGGATGCGCGCATCGCCCGCAACGATTCGTTCCGCGATCACTGGGGCAGCCTGGAGAGCGCACCCGAGCGGTGGGAGCAGTTCGTGGGCGGACCGTTCCTGCGTCCGGACCTGTCGACGCTGGCACTCGTGGACGGGCGGATCGTGGCGTTCTGCCTGGCCTCGGTGAACGAGGAGGACTGGGCGGCGCTCGGCGCCTCGCACACCTACATCGACCTGATCGGTGTCGTCCGCGACCAGCGCGGCCGCGGCCTCGCTCCCGCCGTCATCGCCCGCACGCTGGTTGCGGCGAAGGCCGCCGGGCTGGAGCAGGCCGTGCTGGATGTCGACACGGCAAGTCCGACAGGCGCACACACGCTGTACGAACGTCTCGGCTTCACCGCGACGCAGCGCCAGCAGGTGCTCGTGCGCAGGTTCTGA
- the infA gene encoding translation initiation factor IF-1, giving the protein MAKKDGVIEIEGTITEALPNAMFRVELSNGHKVLATISGKMRQNYIRIIPEDRVVVELSPYDLTRGRIVYRYR; this is encoded by the coding sequence ATGGCGAAGAAAGACGGTGTCATCGAGATCGAGGGCACGATCACCGAGGCCCTGCCCAACGCGATGTTCCGCGTCGAGCTGAGCAACGGCCACAAAGTGCTCGCCACGATCTCCGGCAAGATGCGGCAGAACTACATCCGCATCATTCCTGAGGACCGCGTCGTCGTGGAACTCAGTCCCTACGACCTCACGCGCGGTCGTATCGTCTATCGCTACCGCTAG
- the rplQ gene encoding 50S ribosomal protein L17 — MPKPTKGPRLGGGPAHERLLLANLAAALFTHKSITTTETKAKRLRPLAERLITFGKRGDLHARRRVLSVIGDKSVVHTLFTEIAPLVADREGGYTRITKIGNRKGDNAPMAVIELVLEPVNPKPKSAKKTAAAAAAAPVAEAPVEEAPVEEAVAEEVVVEETAAADETPATDAAEEKAE; from the coding sequence ATGCCCAAGCCCACGAAGGGACCCCGCCTCGGAGGCGGACCCGCACACGAGCGTCTCCTGCTCGCGAACCTCGCTGCCGCGCTGTTCACGCACAAGAGCATCACCACGACCGAGACCAAGGCCAAGCGCCTGCGTCCGCTCGCTGAGCGTCTGATCACGTTCGGCAAGCGCGGCGACCTGCACGCGCGTCGTCGCGTGCTGAGCGTCATCGGCGACAAGTCCGTCGTGCACACGCTGTTCACCGAGATCGCACCGCTCGTCGCGGACCGCGAGGGTGGCTACACGCGCATCACCAAGATCGGCAACCGCAAGGGCGACAACGCTCCCATGGCTGTCATCGAGCTCGTTCTCGAGCCGGTGAACCCGAAGCCGAAGTCGGCGAAGAAGACCGCGGCTGCTGCTGCTGCCGCGCCGGTCGCCGAGGCTCCGGTCGAGGAAGCCCCCGTCGAAGAAGCCGTCGCCGAGGAGGTCGTGGTCGAGGAGACCGCCGCCGCCGACGAGACGCCGGCCACCGACGCCGCGGAGGAGAAGGCGGAGTAG
- the rpsM gene encoding 30S ribosomal protein S13, with protein MARLAGVDIPRDKRVVIALTYIYGVGPTRSKAILAATEISPDIRVKDLSDDQLIALRDNIEGNYKVEGDLRREVAADIRRKVEIGSYEGIRHRRGLPVRGQRTKTNARTRKGPKRTVAGKKKAR; from the coding sequence ATGGCACGTCTTGCCGGCGTTGACATCCCGCGCGATAAGCGCGTGGTGATCGCCCTTACCTACATCTACGGCGTAGGCCCCACCCGTTCGAAGGCGATTCTCGCCGCGACGGAGATCAGCCCCGACATCCGCGTCAAGGACCTCAGCGACGACCAGCTGATCGCGCTCCGCGACAACATCGAGGGCAACTACAAGGTTGAGGGTGACCTCCGCCGCGAGGTTGCCGCCGACATCCGCCGCAAGGTCGAGATCGGCTCCTACGAGGGCATCCGCCACCGTCGTGGCCTGCCCGTCCGCGGACAGCGCACCAAGACGAACGCCCGCACGCGCAAGGGCCCCAAGCGCACCGTCGCCGGCAAGAAGAAGGCGCGCTAG